In a single window of the Rhinolophus ferrumequinum isolate MPI-CBG mRhiFer1 chromosome 21, mRhiFer1_v1.p, whole genome shotgun sequence genome:
- the LOC117013444 gene encoding 60S ribosomal protein L21-like produces the protein MTNTKGKRRGTRYMFSRPFRKHGVVPLATYMRIYKKGDIVVIKGMGTVQKGMPHKCYHGKTGRVYNVTQHAVGIVVNKQVKGKILAKRINVRIEHIKHSKSRDSFLKRVKENDQKKKEAKEKGTWVQLKRQPAPPREAQFVRTNGKEPELLEAIPYEFMA, from the coding sequence atgaccaacacaaagggaaagaggagaggcaccCGCTATATgttctctaggccttttagaaaacatggagttgttcctttggccacatacatgCGAATCTATAAGAAAGGTGATATTGTAGTTATCAAGGGAATGGgcactgttcaaaaaggaatgcccCACAAATGTTACCACGGCAAAACGGGAAGGGTCTACAATGTTACTCAGCATGCAGTTGgcattgttgtaaacaaacaagtcaagggcaagattcttgccaagagaattaatgttcgtattgagcatattaagcactctaagagccgagatagcttcctgaaacgggtgaaggaaaatgatcagaaaaagaaggaagccaaagagaaaggtacctgggttcaactgaaacgccagcctgccccacccagagaagcacaaTTTGTGAGAACCAATGggaaggagcctgagctgctggaagccattccctatgaattcatggcataa